The proteins below come from a single Mya arenaria isolate MELC-2E11 chromosome 8, ASM2691426v1 genomic window:
- the LOC128242380 gene encoding uncharacterized protein LOC128242380, producing the protein MKTGILVSCLLFAVVAVLTQVKDVSAVKLLPRIYSVKDRYNPDNSFASGMVVVGLKTRFKFYMQPIKPHKDKSLLYLTILLLSLASDIESNPGPDFPCGTCGAEVLDSDPAVECDKCGLWFHIQCQNLEHSWYQDLIHTDASFAWTCTVCDNSNHSITSSILSISSTNSFSALSHENTPLNQKSETQKPHIKRFASKLKFLLVNCQSIVKKKHEFHNLLSDQNPDIVAGTESWLTADHYSSEIFPESLGYTVFRRDRKSGKGGGVFILVKNNLIPSVQPNLNTNCEILWIKLEITVRRAPASNTRKRGSAVFKDR; encoded by the exons atgAAAACCGGCATTCTGGTGAGTTGTTTACTCTTTGCAGTTGTCGCAGTTCTCACACAAGTAAAAGATGTATCTGCTGTCAAATTGCTTCCGAGAATATATTCAGTCAAAGACCGCTATAACCCAGATAATTCATTTGCAAGTGGCATGGTAGTTGTTGGCCTAAAAACTAGATTTAAATTCTACATGCAACCTATTAAACCACATAAGGACAAATCTTTGCTATACCTCACAATTCTGCTCCTTTCTCTTGCCAGCGATATTGAATCGAACCCTGGCCCTGATTTCCCCTGTGGTACCTGTGGTGCAGAGGTTCTGGACTCTGACCCAGCTGTAGAATGTGACAAGTGTGGACTATGGTTTCACATCCAGTGCCAAAACCTAGAACACTCATGGTACCAGGACTTAATCCACACTGATGCTTCTTTTGCTTGGACATGCACAGTGTGCGATAATTCAAACCACTCTATCACATCCAGTATCTTATCAATCTCTTCGACAAACAGCTTTTCAGCCCTGTCTCATGAAAATACGCCTCTAAATCAAAAATCAGAAACTCAAAAACCACACATCAAAAGATTTGCTTCTAAACTAAAATTTCTATTGGTAAATTGCCAGTCAATTGTTAAGAAGAAACATGAATTCCATAACCTTCTTTCAGACCAAAACCCAGATATTGTGGCCGGTACTGAGTCATGGCTTACTGCTGACCATTATTCCTCTGAAATTTTTCCTGAAAGTCTTGGGTATACAGTATTCAGACGGGATAGAAAATCAGGCAAGGGAGGTGGGGTCTTTATCCTTgtaaaaaacaacttaattcCATCAGTTCAACCAAATCTGAATACAAACTGTGAAATCCTCTGGATCAAACTTGAAATCACAG TCCGACGCGCACCTGCCAGTAATACTCGAAAGAGGGGTTCGGCAGTATTCAAAGATAGATAG
- the LOC128242381 gene encoding ER membrane protein complex subunit 4-like, whose product MATKGEKKFHKWTIDFTGANRLKGEKQVAVSQSSVPAPFGYLEKASKKDETKKEKEDNEQLIIKKSWDVSLAPLKQIPMNFFIMWMAGNTISIFPIMMVGMMFFRPIQALMSASNTAFKMIEGRQATLQKFVYIVGNMVSLGLAVYKCQTMGLLPTTASDWLAFIDVPKRIEWSGGGSAL is encoded by the exons ATGGCCACGAAAGGAGAAAAGAAATTTCACAAATGGACAATCGATTTTACTGGAGCAAATAG GCTGAAAGGAGAGAAACAGGTTGCAGTTTCACAATCTTCAGTTCCGGCCCCCTTTGGATACTTAGAAAAGGCCAGCAAAAAAGATGAaaccaaaaaagaaaaagaagataaTGAACAGTTAATAATCAAG AAATCTTGGGACGTGTCTCTTGCACCGCTGAAGCAGATTCCGATGAATTTCTTCATCATGTGGATGGCAGGCAACACGATCTCTATTTTTCCTATCATGATGGTGGGGATGATGTTTTTCCGACCAATACAAGCCCTTATGTCAGCTTCAAACA CTGCTTTCAAGATGATAGAAGGAAGGCAGGCCACTCTTCAGAAGTTTGTGTACATAGTGGGCAATATGGTGTCCCTGGGGCTTGCGGTATACAAGTGTCAAACCATGGGCCTCCTACCAACCACTGCTTCAGACTGGCTTGCATTTATTGACGTGCCAAAG cGGATTGAATGGTCCGGTGGTGGGTCAGCCTTGTGA